A window from Peromyscus eremicus chromosome 1, PerEre_H2_v1, whole genome shotgun sequence encodes these proteins:
- the Znf304 gene encoding zinc finger protein 304 isoform X2, translating into MWVCDRAPPLPAHLAVSQMDRAQGRVTFEDVYVNFSWEEWELLDEPQRLLYLNVMLENFSLVATLGCWCESDGKEAPCEHSISVEAVPQTRTAESSLSMQTSHPCEKYDPLLKNILHLAEHHGLCPKQVLHRCGLNSRGFLLTTKPSQHKKQHCGEKPIGWEDRETSCVKNAVHVTETPFTCKEEEMDQLNSSTLLQHHTQCTVRNEVNLHKKTESPKPLIHRSRLGKHQGDSDGMTLKGSDNGNASLSSVTSLDSHTPLTEVKPIRCVPVGNVFKETLPFFNQRNIHKRETPCVCKECGKTFTHLSHLKIHQKVHSGKSHYPCNECGKIFSHKSTLIQHQRVHTGERPFKCSDCDKAFSRKDTLVQHQRCHTGEKPYQCSECGKFFTQNSILIKHQRVHTKARCYVCSKCGKAFGCKDTFAQHQIIHSGTKPYECSQCGKAFSHKDTLVKHQKIHTGEGPYICSKCGKAFGYKVTLVHHQKIHTGTKPYECSQCGKAFRLKGTLVKHQNIHTGERPYECGECGKFFRQSSQLIVHQRIHTGAKPYECNECGKCFSHSSSLIVHQRVHSGARPYVCKECGKTYISSSHLVQHKKVHTGARPYECSECGKFFSRNSSLIVHQRVHTGEKPCICTDCGKAFSRSSHLTRHQKVHMEKRPRVCNSFGDLLAVPLKLV; encoded by the exons ATGTGGGTTTGCGACAGGGCGCCCCCACTGCCTGCTCACTTGGCTGTTTCACAGATGGACCGTGCTCAG GGCCGTGTGACCTTTGAGGATGTATACGTCAACTTCTCCTGGGAAGAGTGGGAACTCCTTGATGAGCCACAGAGGCTACTCTACCTCaatgtgatgctggagaacttTTCACTTGTGGCCACACTTG GTTGTTGGTGTGAATCAGATGGCAAGGAGGCTCCTTGTGAGCACAGCATCTCTGTAGAAGCCGTGCCACAGACCAGGACTGCTGAATCAAGTCTCTCGATGCAAACTTCCCACCCCTGTGAGAAGTATGACCCACTCCTGAAGAACATTCTGCACCTGGCTGAACACCATGGCTTATGCCCTAAGCAGGTGCTGCATAGATGTGGGCTCAATTCAAGAGGATTCTTACTCACTACAAAACCTTCCCAGCACAAGAAGCAACACTGTGGAGAGAAACCCATtggatgggaagacagagaaacgtCATGTGTGAAGAATGCCGTTCACGTGACTGAGACACCATTTACATGCAAAGAAGAAGAGATGGACCAGCTGAACAGTTCCACCCTTCTTCAGCACCACACCCAGTGCACAGTGCGCAATGAGGTGAATCTACACAAAAAGACTGAGTCCCCCAAGCCTCTCATACATAGATCCAGGCTTGGGAAACACCAAGGAGATAGTGATGGGATGACTCTCAAAGGCAGTGATAATGGGAATGCCTCCCTGAGCAGTGTTACTTCTCTTGACAGTCATACACCTCTTACTGAGGTGAAACCCATTAGGTGTGTGCCAGTTGGAAATGTGTTCAAGGAGACGTTAcctttttttaatcaaagaaacATCCACAAAAGAGAAACACCTTGTGTATGTAAGGAGTGTGGCAAGACCTTTACtcacctgtctcatctaaaaaTACACCAGAAGGTTCACAGTGGGAAAAGTCATTACCCATGTAATGAATGTGGGAAGATCTTCAGCCACAAAAGCACACTTATTCAGCACCAGAGAGTTCACACAGGGGAAAGACCTTTTAAGTGCAGCGATTGTGACAAAGCCTTCAGTCGTAAAGACACACTTGTTCAACATCAAAGATGTCATACAGGAGAAAAACCTTACCAGTGTAGTGAATGTGGGAAATTCTTCACCCAAAATTCCATCCTTATAAAACATCAAAGGGTCCATACCAAAGCAAGATGCTATGTTTGTAGCAAGTGTGGAAAAGCCTTTGGCTGCAAAGACACCTTTGCTCAGCACCAGATAATTCACAGTGGTACCAAGCCCTATGAGTGTAGTCAATGTGGGAAGGCCTTCAGTCACAAAGACACACTTGTAAAGCACCAGAAAATCCACACTGGAGAAGGGCCTTATATTTGCAGcaagtgtgggaaagcctttggcTACAAAGTCACACTTGTTCATCACCAGAAAATTCACACTGGTACAAAGCCCTATGAGTGTAGTCAGTGTGGGAAGGCCTTCCGCCTCAAAGGCACACTTGTAAAGCACCAGAATATCCACACTGGAGAAAGGCCTTATGAGTGTGGTGAATGTGGGAAATTCTTTCGTCAAAGCTCCCAACTTATTGTACaccagagaattcatactggagccAAACCTTATGAATGCAATGAATGTGGGAAATGTTTTAGTCATAGCTCTAGCCTCATTGTACATCAGAGAGTTCATTCTGGAGCAAGGCCTTATGTGTGTAAGGAATGTGGGAAAACCTACATTAGTAGCTCCCACCTTGTTCAGCACAAGAAAGTTCATACTGGGGCAAGGCCTTATGAGTGCAGTGAATGTGGGAAATTCTTCAGTCGCAATTCTAGCCTCATTGTTCACCAGAGagttcacactggagaaaagcccTGTATCTGCACTGATTGTGGAAAAGCCTTTAGCAGAAGTTCTCATCTTACACGACACCAGAAAGTGCACATGGAAAAAAGGCCTCGTGTGTGCAACAGCTTTGGTGACCTTTTAGCTGTACCTCTTAAACTTgtttaa
- the Znf304 gene encoding zinc finger protein 304 isoform X1 produces MWVCDRAPPLPAHLAVSQMDRAQVIGSSRPDTEGRVTFEDVYVNFSWEEWELLDEPQRLLYLNVMLENFSLVATLGCWCESDGKEAPCEHSISVEAVPQTRTAESSLSMQTSHPCEKYDPLLKNILHLAEHHGLCPKQVLHRCGLNSRGFLLTTKPSQHKKQHCGEKPIGWEDRETSCVKNAVHVTETPFTCKEEEMDQLNSSTLLQHHTQCTVRNEVNLHKKTESPKPLIHRSRLGKHQGDSDGMTLKGSDNGNASLSSVTSLDSHTPLTEVKPIRCVPVGNVFKETLPFFNQRNIHKRETPCVCKECGKTFTHLSHLKIHQKVHSGKSHYPCNECGKIFSHKSTLIQHQRVHTGERPFKCSDCDKAFSRKDTLVQHQRCHTGEKPYQCSECGKFFTQNSILIKHQRVHTKARCYVCSKCGKAFGCKDTFAQHQIIHSGTKPYECSQCGKAFSHKDTLVKHQKIHTGEGPYICSKCGKAFGYKVTLVHHQKIHTGTKPYECSQCGKAFRLKGTLVKHQNIHTGERPYECGECGKFFRQSSQLIVHQRIHTGAKPYECNECGKCFSHSSSLIVHQRVHSGARPYVCKECGKTYISSSHLVQHKKVHTGARPYECSECGKFFSRNSSLIVHQRVHTGEKPCICTDCGKAFSRSSHLTRHQKVHMEKRPRVCNSFGDLLAVPLKLV; encoded by the exons ATGTGGGTTTGCGACAGGGCGCCCCCACTGCCTGCTCACTTGGCTGTTTCACAGATGGACCGTGCTCAGGTGATTGGCAGTTCTCGCCCAGATACAGAG GGCCGTGTGACCTTTGAGGATGTATACGTCAACTTCTCCTGGGAAGAGTGGGAACTCCTTGATGAGCCACAGAGGCTACTCTACCTCaatgtgatgctggagaacttTTCACTTGTGGCCACACTTG GTTGTTGGTGTGAATCAGATGGCAAGGAGGCTCCTTGTGAGCACAGCATCTCTGTAGAAGCCGTGCCACAGACCAGGACTGCTGAATCAAGTCTCTCGATGCAAACTTCCCACCCCTGTGAGAAGTATGACCCACTCCTGAAGAACATTCTGCACCTGGCTGAACACCATGGCTTATGCCCTAAGCAGGTGCTGCATAGATGTGGGCTCAATTCAAGAGGATTCTTACTCACTACAAAACCTTCCCAGCACAAGAAGCAACACTGTGGAGAGAAACCCATtggatgggaagacagagaaacgtCATGTGTGAAGAATGCCGTTCACGTGACTGAGACACCATTTACATGCAAAGAAGAAGAGATGGACCAGCTGAACAGTTCCACCCTTCTTCAGCACCACACCCAGTGCACAGTGCGCAATGAGGTGAATCTACACAAAAAGACTGAGTCCCCCAAGCCTCTCATACATAGATCCAGGCTTGGGAAACACCAAGGAGATAGTGATGGGATGACTCTCAAAGGCAGTGATAATGGGAATGCCTCCCTGAGCAGTGTTACTTCTCTTGACAGTCATACACCTCTTACTGAGGTGAAACCCATTAGGTGTGTGCCAGTTGGAAATGTGTTCAAGGAGACGTTAcctttttttaatcaaagaaacATCCACAAAAGAGAAACACCTTGTGTATGTAAGGAGTGTGGCAAGACCTTTACtcacctgtctcatctaaaaaTACACCAGAAGGTTCACAGTGGGAAAAGTCATTACCCATGTAATGAATGTGGGAAGATCTTCAGCCACAAAAGCACACTTATTCAGCACCAGAGAGTTCACACAGGGGAAAGACCTTTTAAGTGCAGCGATTGTGACAAAGCCTTCAGTCGTAAAGACACACTTGTTCAACATCAAAGATGTCATACAGGAGAAAAACCTTACCAGTGTAGTGAATGTGGGAAATTCTTCACCCAAAATTCCATCCTTATAAAACATCAAAGGGTCCATACCAAAGCAAGATGCTATGTTTGTAGCAAGTGTGGAAAAGCCTTTGGCTGCAAAGACACCTTTGCTCAGCACCAGATAATTCACAGTGGTACCAAGCCCTATGAGTGTAGTCAATGTGGGAAGGCCTTCAGTCACAAAGACACACTTGTAAAGCACCAGAAAATCCACACTGGAGAAGGGCCTTATATTTGCAGcaagtgtgggaaagcctttggcTACAAAGTCACACTTGTTCATCACCAGAAAATTCACACTGGTACAAAGCCCTATGAGTGTAGTCAGTGTGGGAAGGCCTTCCGCCTCAAAGGCACACTTGTAAAGCACCAGAATATCCACACTGGAGAAAGGCCTTATGAGTGTGGTGAATGTGGGAAATTCTTTCGTCAAAGCTCCCAACTTATTGTACaccagagaattcatactggagccAAACCTTATGAATGCAATGAATGTGGGAAATGTTTTAGTCATAGCTCTAGCCTCATTGTACATCAGAGAGTTCATTCTGGAGCAAGGCCTTATGTGTGTAAGGAATGTGGGAAAACCTACATTAGTAGCTCCCACCTTGTTCAGCACAAGAAAGTTCATACTGGGGCAAGGCCTTATGAGTGCAGTGAATGTGGGAAATTCTTCAGTCGCAATTCTAGCCTCATTGTTCACCAGAGagttcacactggagaaaagcccTGTATCTGCACTGATTGTGGAAAAGCCTTTAGCAGAAGTTCTCATCTTACACGACACCAGAAAGTGCACATGGAAAAAAGGCCTCGTGTGTGCAACAGCTTTGGTGACCTTTTAGCTGTACCTCTTAAACTTgtttaa
- the LOC131926226 gene encoding zinc finger protein 805-like, whose product MLENRGLLVSLGYPVPRPELLCRLGHGQELWPVMKDLFPSISAGNNGKTKATELTTCEPALSKGVSRQGKLTKEASEDSQSVQTPGQIGSSEMQQGHFQTGIEPQSKLLPGKISLGRDSLVTAEDMCSEVIQKHISSGNAVSNCRSNESDKDPVIQEEESVFRCHDCGKVFSKKRLLARHERSHSGVKPYECRECGKAFSKSTYLLQHHMVHSGEKPYKCMECEKAFNRKSHLTQHQRIHSGEKPYKCDKCGRAFTHRSTFVLHNRSHTGEKPFVCKECGKAFRDRPGFIRHYIIHSGENPYECFECGKVFKHRSYLLWHQRTHTGEKPYECSECGKAFCESAALIHHYVIHTGEKPFECLECGKAFNHRSYLKRHQRIHTGEKPYVCSECGKAFTHCSTFILHKRAHTGEKPFECKECGKAFSNRADLIRHFSIHTGERPYECTECGKAFNRRSGLTRHQRIHSGEKPYECVECGKTFCWSTNLIRHSIIHTGEKPYECSECGKAFSRSSSLTHHRRMHSERNPTSEAGEEKPFTSGQTPVNIQELLLGSDFFNITTEESLFQADTSCVAPANSYQRETLKVSSL is encoded by the coding sequence GTAACAATGGAAAAACCAAGGCCACCGAACTTACCACTTGTGAGCCAGCCCTATCTAAAGGAGTCTCACGCCAGGGCAAGTTAACAAAAGAAGCCTCAGAGGACTCCCAGTCAGTGCAAACTCCTGGTCAGATTGGTTCTTCAGAAATGCAGCAAGGACACTTTCAAACAGGGATAGAGCCTCAGAGCAAGCTGCTTCCTGGGAAAATCAGTCTTGGACGTGATAGCTTAGTGACAGCTGAAGACATGTGTTCAGAGGTTAtacagaagcacatttcttcagGAAATGCTGTCAGTAATTGTCGCTCGAATGAGTCAGATAAGGACCCTGTAATTCAGGAGGAGGAAAGTGTCTTTAGATGTCATGATTGTGGCAAAGTATTCAGCAAGAAGCGCCTCCTTGCTCGCCATGAGAGGAGTCACTCTGGAGTGAAGCCATATGAGTGTAGGGAGTGTGGGAAGGCCTTCAGCAAGAGCACATACCTTCTTCAACACCACATGGTCCATAGTGGGGAGAAGCCCTACAAGTGCATGGAGTGTGAGAAGGCCTTCAACCGCAAATCCCACCTTACACAGCACCAGCGGATCCACAGTGGGGAgaagccttataaatgtgataAATGTGGCCGAGCTTTCACACACCGCTCTACTTTCGTCTTACATAACAGGagccacactggagaaaaaccttttGTTTGTAAAGAATGTGGAAAAGCTTTTCGAGACAGGCCAGGCTTCATTCGACACTACATCATCCACAGTGGGGAGAACCCGTATGAATGCTTTGAGTGTGGCAAGGTCTTCAAACACAGGTCCTACCTCCTGTGGCACCAACGGACTCATACTGGGGAGAAGCCCTATGAGTGCAGTGAGTGTGGGAAAGCATTTTGTGAGAGTGCAGCCTTGATCCACCACTATGTGATCCACACTGGGGAGAAGCCCTTTGAGTGCCTCGAGTGTGGCAAAGCCTTCAACCACAGGTCGTACCTCAAGAGGCATCAGCGCATTCACACTGGGGAGAAGCCTTATGTGTGCAGTGAGTGTGGAAAAGCCTTCACCCACTGCTCCACTTTCATCTTGCATAAAAGGgcccacactggagaaaaaccctttGAGTGCAaagagtgtgggaaagcctttagcAATAGAGCTGACCTTATTCGACACTTCAGCATCCATACTGGAGAGAGGCCCTATGAGTGCACAGAATGTGGGAAGGCCTTCAACCGCAGGTCAGGACTCACAAGGCACCAGCGGATTCATAGTggggagaaaccttatgaatgtgtTGAGTGTGGGAAAACCTTTTGTTGGAGCACAAACCTCATCCGACACTCCAtcatccatactggagagaaaccctatgagtgcAGTGAATGTGGGAAGGCCTTCAGCCGCAGCTCATCCCTCACTCACCATCGAAGGATGCACAGTGAGAGGAACCCTACCAGTGAAGCAGGTGAGGAAAAGCCTTTCACAAGTGGGCAGACTCCTGTCAACATCCAAGAACTTCTATTGGGAAGTGACTTTTTTAATATAACCACTGAGGAAAGTCTTTTCCAGGCAGACACATCTTGTGTAGCACCTGCTAATTCATACCAAAGAGAAACCCTGAAAGTGTCTTCACTGTGA